The nucleotide sequence aagagattaattttatttaattaagttattatatttaaatatttatattaatataaataaaatcgtaatttataattctaatttttaattttgctaatCACAATTAGcaaatatatgaatgaatatatgaatcaacattgtaaaatattccTATTCAATATAACatgtaatatacaaataaatatgtaaatttttgataaaataaagctTTATTCATGCATCAAAATAATACATGCATAttcagtataaaattttttatacaaaaatgaattaaaaatatacaaagattatacaaatattagaattttcaataCTCTAAATGACTAACTATTgtttatagaattttctaaatatatatgtccAATATAGCAATCAATAGCAACCCTATGAAGTTGTGGAAATCGTTTTGTTGAtgttaataaatgtttcaaacctgcttttattactaaaaaacTTACTTCACaatacgatttatttatagaattagaaatatttttctttgtttcatatttatataatacttttacaactgatattttttgcaaacttataacattattatataaaattttcttaggttcaatcattaaatttaaatgccaATCCATTGGTTTTAAAATAAGAGAGTGAGTTTCTTTTCCCATAaaacattgtaaaattatttcttcaccAAAAATACCAGTCATTGAAGTTTTAATAGCAagcaaaaaatcattaaaggGATCtgttgcattttttatttctgaattatttaataaattataatccacAGCACAACtccataatttaaatgaagtaTTAGAATGAATTTTTCCTATATATTGTAAACATCTATTACAAATCAcagtattttcttttatttttaaatgatgattAAACAAACttctatgaataataaaaaataatgatccaTAAAAGATATCAGATT is from Apis mellifera strain DH4 linkage group LG2, Amel_HAv3.1, whole genome shotgun sequence and encodes:
- the LOC107966117 gene encoding uncharacterized protein LOC107966117, translating into MIKSITLELRPRLQVCNAFIHLSKKVNLTEIKIKLSKESIEITIENNTVTFLTKFVKLIPDSLSTLNITKNWICFRAQIVPDPILGSSKTQVITNSTINNNSLKNSVKNTELFNANKCNIMCSCCKNILSEDIHIKRILPVPNMNYDPDEWFCCKHNHKNIVHNLIPLQSDIFYGSLFFIIHRSLFNHHLKIKENTVICNRCLQYIGKIHSNTSFKLWSCAVDYNLLNNSEIKNATDPFNDFLLAIKTSMTGIFGEEIILQCFMGKETHSLILKPMDWHLNLMIEPKKILYNNVISLQKISVVKVLYKYETKKNISNSINKSYCEVSFLVIKAGLKHLLTSTKRFPQLHRVAIDCYIGHIYLENSINNS